A single genomic interval of Chloracidobacterium validum harbors:
- a CDS encoding beta-propeller fold lactonase family protein, which translates to MALLFAGGPIAADRVAQPQPEFRLTPAGTLIRDAKTHQPAVGALPVKLVRSPDGRYLVVVNSGFGMQRNATHHLHQSLAVIDLAARPAPVVIQNVYVPAPQSVCVGAVFSPTRTEAGSYTLYVSGGNENKIWCFQFTPGAERPLTPAADDFNVSVEAPFLDVTTMATEPASPRYNNNFAPVFPLGLALDAAGDTLYSANNLGDSLGILHLNRDQPSLSSVKLQNPKRPTQATYPYEVVVVSTAQGEKVYVSCWGDGSLAVVNPGRQAVKFIELARHPTAMALDRAQTRLYVVNSDGDAVSVIDTSRDVEIERIALRLDERQRGGASPQSLALDETESVLYVANARANCIAVVALGEQARPAGATNGAQRSTAPTSRQPSRQRQRSKETEREAESTEKRQMSCVRGFIPTGLYPSAVAVVGNLLIVGNGKGTGFENSSVVATSSGRFPNAPNDRFPVGTGQHQQGGQYSVALVGGTLSRITLPDDRQLADYTRQTLQNIGLLGARRTRLFSGASPIKHIIYVIKENRTYDSVFGDLEKAGDGTPADGDPYLALFGAGDAAVARDGTAQIVTPNHRALALRFGLFDRFFVNSEASPDGHNWATAALSSDYTDKAFRWEYSRRSRTYDYEGFNRLPNFAPRAGVPPAFDLPATAEDIERFLDRFIPYRQGARDVAEPETLYLWDAVARAGLTYRNYGEFVGTVSQAELDAINANRRRTYPDLTPNVTATPTKKALEGKVCPTFRNFDMHTPDAMTTDSYLAAVQSAGAVDAVISLQHPDGRFRGTSRLGAWLDEFNQYVEARKATGRDALPNLSMVRLSNDHTSGMTPGLPTPQFHVADNDYALGRLVEAVSTSPYWKDTAIFVVEDDAQNGPDHVDCHRSVALVISAYNRPGRLIHEYHTTVSLIRTMELLLGLPPMNALDANAVPMAIFQDQPDLRPYRALLPTVAASNLLVGPPKTAQEAAMVRWCRAMNLAHADLEDADELNDIIWYAACGDRRPGPGPSPHLPVFAALAQGVAERDD; encoded by the coding sequence TTGGCATTACTGTTCGCTGGCGGGCCTATCGCCGCCGACCGTGTCGCCCAGCCGCAACCAGAGTTTCGATTGACGCCGGCCGGAACACTGATCCGGGATGCCAAGACGCACCAACCGGCCGTTGGCGCGTTGCCGGTCAAGCTGGTTCGCTCCCCAGATGGTCGCTATCTCGTCGTCGTCAACAGCGGCTTCGGCATGCAGCGCAACGCGACGCATCACCTGCACCAGTCACTGGCCGTTATTGACTTGGCAGCGCGGCCGGCTCCGGTCGTCATTCAGAATGTCTATGTTCCGGCACCGCAGAGTGTTTGCGTCGGGGCCGTGTTTTCTCCAACGCGGACGGAAGCGGGCAGCTACACCTTGTATGTCTCCGGTGGAAACGAAAACAAAATCTGGTGTTTTCAGTTCACCCCCGGAGCCGAGCGTCCGCTAACGCCGGCAGCCGACGACTTCAACGTGTCCGTGGAAGCGCCGTTTCTGGATGTGACCACCATGGCCACGGAGCCAGCCTCCCCGCGCTACAACAACAATTTCGCACCGGTGTTTCCGCTGGGTTTGGCGCTTGACGCCGCTGGCGACACGCTCTACAGCGCCAACAATCTGGGCGACAGCTTGGGCATCCTGCACCTGAATCGTGACCAGCCCAGCCTCAGCAGCGTGAAGCTGCAAAACCCTAAGCGGCCGACGCAGGCAACCTACCCTTACGAGGTCGTCGTTGTCTCGACTGCCCAGGGTGAGAAGGTCTATGTGTCGTGCTGGGGCGACGGTTCACTGGCGGTTGTCAATCCGGGTAGGCAGGCCGTCAAGTTTATCGAGCTTGCCCGTCATCCAACGGCTATGGCGCTCGACCGCGCCCAAACGCGACTCTACGTCGTCAACTCAGACGGCGATGCGGTCAGTGTCATAGATACCAGCCGGGACGTTGAGATCGAACGGATCGCGCTCCGACTGGATGAAAGGCAGCGTGGGGGCGCGAGTCCGCAGAGCTTGGCACTGGATGAAACAGAAAGCGTGCTCTATGTCGCCAACGCGCGGGCCAACTGTATTGCGGTCGTCGCGCTCGGCGAGCAGGCGCGTCCCGCCGGGGCGACCAACGGGGCGCAACGCTCAACCGCTCCAACATCCAGACAGCCATCCAGGCAGCGACAACGTTCCAAAGAAACCGAGCGGGAAGCGGAAAGCACCGAAAAACGCCAGATGTCGTGCGTGAGGGGCTTCATCCCGACCGGCCTCTATCCATCGGCCGTTGCCGTGGTGGGCAACCTACTGATAGTCGGAAATGGCAAAGGAACTGGGTTTGAAAACTCATCGGTCGTCGCCACTTCGTCAGGACGCTTCCCCAATGCTCCAAACGACCGTTTTCCGGTCGGAACCGGCCAACATCAGCAGGGTGGGCAGTATAGCGTCGCGCTGGTTGGCGGAACACTGAGCCGCATCACGCTGCCTGATGACCGGCAACTGGCCGACTACACCCGGCAAACCCTCCAGAACATCGGCTTGCTCGGTGCGCGTCGGACCCGACTCTTTAGCGGGGCGTCCCCGATCAAGCACATCATCTACGTCATCAAGGAAAACCGCACCTACGACTCCGTCTTTGGTGATTTGGAAAAAGCCGGAGACGGAACACCGGCCGATGGCGATCCTTACCTGGCACTCTTTGGGGCAGGCGATGCGGCGGTTGCCCGCGATGGCACGGCCCAGATCGTGACGCCGAATCACCGCGCACTGGCCCTACGATTTGGTTTGTTTGACCGCTTCTTCGTCAACTCAGAAGCTAGCCCGGACGGGCACAACTGGGCGACGGCGGCCCTGTCGAGCGACTATACCGACAAAGCGTTTCGCTGGGAGTACTCGCGGCGGTCACGCACCTATGATTACGAAGGCTTCAATCGTTTGCCGAACTTTGCGCCGCGCGCTGGCGTCCCTCCGGCGTTTGACCTGCCGGCGACGGCGGAGGACATCGAGCGTTTTCTGGATCGGTTCATTCCCTACCGGCAGGGCGCGCGCGACGTTGCCGAACCCGAAACCCTGTATCTCTGGGACGCGGTTGCGCGTGCCGGATTGACCTATCGCAACTATGGCGAGTTTGTCGGAACGGTGTCGCAGGCAGAACTCGATGCCATCAACGCCAATCGGCGCCGGACATACCCGGATTTGACGCCGAACGTGACGGCGACACCAACGAAGAAAGCGCTAGAAGGCAAGGTTTGCCCGACCTTTCGCAACTTCGACATGCACACGCCCGACGCCATGACGACCGATTCTTACCTTGCGGCCGTTCAGAGCGCAGGCGCGGTGGATGCCGTCATCTCGCTCCAGCATCCTGATGGTCGCTTTCGGGGCACGTCACGGCTTGGCGCGTGGCTGGACGAGTTCAACCAGTATGTGGAAGCGCGGAAGGCAACCGGACGTGATGCGTTGCCGAATCTTTCGATGGTGCGTCTTTCCAATGACCACACGAGCGGGATGACGCCAGGGCTTCCGACACCACAGTTTCACGTTGCCGATAATGACTACGCGCTTGGACGCTTGGTCGAGGCCGTTTCAACCTCGCCTTACTGGAAAGACACCGCCATCTTTGTCGTCGAAGACGATGCGCAAAACGGTCCCGACCATGTGGATTGTCATCGGTCGGTAGCCTTGGTCATCAGCGCCTACAATCGCCCCGGACGGCTCATTCACGAATATCACACGACCGTCAGTTTGATTCGCACGATGGAGCTGCTGCTTGGGCTGCCGCCAATGAACGCACTGGATGCAAACGCTGTACCGATGGCGATATTTCAAGACCAGCCTGACCTGCGCCCGTACCGGGCCCTGCTCCCAACCGTCGCGGCGAGCAATCTCCTGGTCGGTCCGCCCAAAACCGCCCAGGAAGCAGCGATGGTGCGGTGGTGCCGCGCCATGAACCTCGCCCATGCCGACCTGGAAGACGCGGATGAACTCAACGACATCATCTGGTACGCGGCTTGTGGAGACCGCCGACCGGGACCAGGACCGAGTCCGCATTTGCCGGTTTTTGCCGCGTTGGCGCAGGGCGTCGCCGAGCGCGACGATTGA
- a CDS encoding CHAP domain-containing protein translates to MVLHLGKQLRRLVVTTVVVLTLATAASAQIEDNRHQPYKGFTWGYCTYYAAQVFDHFAADEGGIDWRGNGGMWLRAAQEKGWQTSTNPRDARIGAIIVWQNAGRGHVAIVDDVYEDGILISEMNWRVNSDGDATGGFNRISQSFLPFSTNLDRGVRRRYWFAGYVFPEKVASAANAASAANTRLRSAEAMSRPRIVSEPLRTDQTGRTALTRD, encoded by the coding sequence ATGGTGCTTCACTTAGGGAAGCAACTGCGTCGTCTTGTTGTGACGACCGTTGTGGTACTCACCTTGGCTACGGCCGCCTCGGCTCAAATCGAAGACAATCGTCACCAGCCCTACAAAGGCTTCACTTGGGGTTATTGTACCTACTATGCCGCGCAGGTTTTCGATCACTTTGCGGCCGATGAAGGCGGTATTGACTGGCGCGGCAACGGGGGCATGTGGTTGCGCGCGGCGCAGGAAAAAGGCTGGCAGACCAGCACCAACCCACGCGATGCGCGGATTGGCGCGATTATCGTTTGGCAAAATGCCGGGCGCGGCCATGTGGCCATCGTGGATGACGTTTATGAAGATGGGATTCTCATCAGTGAAATGAACTGGCGCGTCAACAGCGATGGCGACGCCACAGGTGGCTTCAATCGCATCAGCCAGTCGTTCTTGCCTTTTTCCACGAATCTCGACCGGGGCGTACGGCGGCGCTACTGGTTTGCCGGTTATGTCTTTCCAGAGAAGGTAGCTTCGGCGGCCAACGCCGCTTCAGCCGCGAATACGCGGCTTCGGTCCGCTGAAGCGATGTCGCGCCCGCGCATCGTTTCGGAGCCGCTGCGAACAGACCAAACAGGCCGGACAGCGCTCACGCGGGACTAG